A window from Sinanaerobacter sp. ZZT-01 encodes these proteins:
- a CDS encoding ABC transporter ATP-binding protein, whose protein sequence is MKKVISGEKIIKIFGDADEKRNVLDGVSLEINEGEFVSVMGPSGSGKSTLLFALSGMDNIDSGKVFFNGKNLAELKEDRLADIRRKEMGFVFQQPTLLKNLSILDNIILPSVRDNRKNTAQIVEKARSLMKETDILKLESRSTTQVSGGQLQRAGICRALMNDPKIIFGDEPTGALNSKSAQEIMDIFSEINAKGTAVMLVSHDVKIAARTERILFMLDGKIASEIRLPKFIGVGLESRIEKITLKMQKIGI, encoded by the coding sequence ATGAAAAAGGTAATAAGTGGCGAAAAAATAATAAAAATATTTGGTGATGCCGATGAAAAGCGTAACGTTCTCGACGGCGTTTCTCTGGAAATAAATGAGGGCGAATTCGTGTCTGTAATGGGGCCTTCCGGCTCCGGAAAATCGACGCTTCTGTTCGCTTTAAGCGGCATGGACAATATAGATAGTGGAAAAGTGTTCTTCAATGGAAAAAATCTGGCGGAACTAAAAGAGGATCGCCTGGCCGATATTCGGCGTAAGGAAATGGGATTCGTTTTTCAGCAGCCCACGCTGTTAAAAAACCTCAGCATTCTTGATAATATCATACTGCCATCCGTTCGTGACAATAGAAAAAACACTGCACAAATTGTTGAAAAAGCCAGATCGTTGATGAAGGAAACTGACATACTTAAGCTTGAATCTCGCAGCACTACTCAGGTATCGGGTGGACAGCTTCAACGTGCCGGGATTTGCCGTGCACTTATGAATGATCCTAAAATAATCTTCGGAGATGAACCGACTGGTGCACTCAATTCAAAATCTGCACAGGAAATCATGGACATTTTTTCTGAAATTAACGCCAAGGGTACTGCTGTTATGCTTGTGAGTCACGATGTAAAGATTGCAGCTCGCACGGAACGTATTCTGTTCATGCTGGATGGGAAGATTGCAAGTGAAATCAGACTCCCTAAATTTATAGGCGTCGGATTAGAAAGCAGAATAGAAAAAATAACACTTAAGATGCAAAAAATAGGGATTTGA
- a CDS encoding ABC transporter permease translates to MDSNISKYTVLTTKSLKMITDEGTEDTIKVELGDHSIFPVKYSSGEAPSSENEIALSAINAKELEKEVGDSISLVIGGKERNLSVCGVYSDITNGGKTAKAIFTDETAATMWCVISAEFADDVSIGGKIKHYTAAFTFAKVSDVDEYIYQTFGSTIGSVKNAAVVSASVALIISALITVLFIKMILSRDRYSIAAMKALGFRSSDIEKQYISRLIFVLIISMVVGTILANTLGEVLAGAIISSFGASSFKFIINPVSAYIISPLMLLFAVLVAVFIGVHDAGKIKIPEYIKE, encoded by the coding sequence ATGGACAGCAATATTTCAAAATATACTGTGCTTACAACAAAATCTCTGAAAATGATAACCGATGAGGGAACGGAGGATACGATAAAGGTTGAGCTTGGCGATCACTCTATTTTCCCCGTCAAGTATAGCTCTGGAGAAGCACCTTCCTCTGAAAACGAAATCGCACTTTCAGCAATCAACGCAAAGGAACTAGAAAAAGAGGTGGGGGATTCCATAAGCTTGGTGATTGGAGGAAAGGAAAGAAATCTTTCTGTTTGTGGAGTATACTCTGATATCACCAATGGCGGGAAAACAGCAAAAGCGATATTCACCGATGAAACGGCAGCAACCATGTGGTGCGTGATCAGTGCAGAGTTTGCAGACGATGTATCTATTGGTGGAAAGATAAAGCATTATACAGCAGCATTTACCTTTGCCAAAGTTTCTGACGTGGATGAATATATATACCAAACCTTTGGGTCGACAATAGGCTCCGTAAAAAACGCAGCAGTTGTCTCGGCTTCGGTTGCGCTAATTATTTCTGCGTTAATAACGGTGTTGTTTATAAAAATGATCCTTTCCAGAGATCGATATTCGATTGCAGCGATGAAAGCATTGGGTTTCAGGAGCTCAGATATAGAAAAGCAGTACATCTCGAGGTTGATTTTTGTTCTCATAATAAGCATGGTCGTTGGCACAATTCTAGCAAATACACTCGGCGAAGTTCTCGCAGGGGCCATTATTTCTTCTTTCGGTGCTTCATCGTTCAAGTTTATTATTAATCCTGTCAGCGCTTACATTATTTCTCCACTCATGCTGCTATTTGCTGTGCTTGTCGCAGTCTTTATAGGTGTGCATGATGCCGGAAAGATAAAAATACCCGAATACATTAAGGAGTGA
- a CDS encoding MFS transporter encodes MNTKLFHRDFLMVVIGQIISLFGNNILRYALPLYLLNKTHSAALYGLVMALSFLPMLLLSPVGGIVADRVNKRNVMVWLDCFTAALMLFYSLSFESLPLVPLLITVLMLLYGIQGAYQPTVQASLPVLTPPDKLMAGNAVINMVNSLSGVVGPVLGGLIFGFYGIRPVLYLSIVCFFFSAVMEIFIHIPFEKRDSEGSIRSLVASDLRESWHFIRHERSEIIRLGFLLSAVNMVFSALIIVGLPILITSHLGFDQATGNRLYGYAEGALAAGGLLGGLLSGMVGHKLKASHGARLLFWCTASLFPMGLALRLPIGSMTTYFLISGFCVIMMVISTIFNVEMITYLQKITPGTLTGKVMALIMCLAMCGNPIGQVIYGVLFEFLSTNVDWIYFGAFAACLGLCTVSQAVFHQLSDTVIAS; translated from the coding sequence ATGAACACAAAACTATTTCATCGAGATTTTTTAATGGTTGTAATCGGCCAGATCATTTCTCTGTTTGGCAACAATATCCTTCGTTATGCGTTGCCGCTCTATCTGCTTAACAAAACCCATTCCGCCGCACTGTACGGGCTTGTTATGGCGCTTTCTTTTCTGCCGATGCTACTACTTTCACCAGTCGGTGGTATTGTAGCCGATCGAGTAAACAAGCGGAACGTGATGGTATGGCTGGATTGCTTTACCGCAGCACTGATGCTATTTTACTCACTAAGCTTTGAGAGCCTCCCTTTGGTGCCTTTACTCATCACCGTCCTGATGCTGCTCTATGGCATTCAGGGCGCATATCAACCCACAGTGCAAGCATCATTGCCGGTGCTGACACCACCCGACAAGCTGATGGCCGGAAACGCCGTTATTAACATGGTAAACTCACTGTCCGGAGTAGTAGGTCCTGTCCTGGGCGGACTGATCTTCGGATTTTACGGAATAAGGCCGGTTTTGTATCTCAGCATTGTCTGCTTTTTCTTCTCTGCCGTTATGGAAATCTTTATTCACATTCCCTTTGAAAAGCGAGATTCTGAGGGGAGCATACGCTCTCTCGTCGCTTCCGATCTGCGGGAAAGTTGGCATTTTATCCGTCATGAGCGTTCAGAAATTATACGGCTAGGTTTTCTGCTCTCCGCAGTCAATATGGTCTTTTCGGCACTGATTATTGTAGGTCTACCCATCCTCATCACCAGCCATTTAGGATTTGACCAAGCAACCGGAAACCGCCTTTACGGTTATGCCGAGGGTGCACTGGCGGCTGGCGGGCTATTGGGCGGACTGCTCTCAGGCATGGTTGGTCATAAGCTAAAAGCAAGCCACGGAGCAAGGCTGCTCTTCTGGTGTACGGCGTCGCTATTCCCAATGGGCCTTGCACTTCGACTACCAATCGGTTCAATGACAACATATTTTCTTATTTCCGGCTTTTGTGTAATTATGATGGTGATTTCAACGATCTTCAACGTGGAAATGATCACCTATCTGCAAAAGATTACACCTGGTACCCTCACCGGAAAAGTCATGGCTTTGATCATGTGCCTTGCCATGTGCGGTAATCCGATTGGACAGGTGATATACGGCGTGTTGTTTGAATTCCTTTCAACCAACGTTGATTGGATTTATTTTGGTGCATTTGCAGCCTGCCTTGGCTTGTGCACAGTGTCCCAAGCCGTGTTCCATCAACTGAGTGATACGGTAATTGCATCCTAA
- a CDS encoding MFS transporter, translating to MNNSKQSFGKFILLWSGQLVSAIGSGLTAFGLGVYVYQQTGKVSTMALVTLLAFLPSLLLSAPAGVLADRYDRRLLMVIGDSLSAVGLVFILICMLYGEAHLWQICVGVSISSVFSSLLEPSYKATVTDLLTEEQYTKASGLVQTAASAKYLISPIIAGYLLVVSDIKLLLIIDISTFFVTVLSTFVVRRGLKAKSGVQIDSFICEFKEGWEAISEKRGVLILVMITSIITFFLGFIQTLSAPMILAFSDSALLGTTETICASGMLVTSVIVGIVPIKKSYVKLLSGSLFSAGLFMVGFGFRENLVLICIMGFLFFAMLPLANTSLDYLIRTNIKNVVQGRAWGLIGLISQLGYVIAYVLSGILSDYVFTPLLSNDGALAGTIGKVIGTGNGRGAGFQIIIAGMLLCVTAFAIYVMRSIKELEKRGCVCTSE from the coding sequence ATGAATAATTCAAAACAGTCTTTTGGGAAGTTCATTCTTCTTTGGTCAGGTCAGCTTGTTTCTGCAATTGGCAGCGGGCTTACTGCCTTTGGACTAGGTGTATATGTTTATCAGCAGACCGGAAAGGTGTCTACTATGGCACTTGTCACTCTGCTTGCGTTTTTGCCGTCACTCTTACTAAGTGCACCGGCAGGCGTGCTTGCCGACCGCTATGACCGCAGGCTGTTAATGGTAATTGGTGACAGCCTTTCCGCAGTTGGGTTAGTGTTTATCCTCATCTGTATGCTTTACGGGGAAGCGCACCTTTGGCAAATTTGTGTCGGCGTAAGTATCAGCTCTGTTTTCTCATCTCTTCTTGAGCCTTCATATAAAGCGACGGTTACGGATTTGCTGACCGAAGAGCAGTATACAAAAGCAAGCGGACTTGTACAGACGGCAGCCTCAGCAAAATATCTGATTTCTCCTATCATCGCCGGATATCTGCTTGTTGTTTCGGATATCAAGCTGCTCCTGATTATTGATATCAGCACCTTTTTTGTAACAGTTTTATCGACTTTTGTGGTGCGCCGCGGTCTCAAGGCAAAATCAGGAGTACAAATAGATTCTTTCATCTGTGAATTTAAAGAAGGCTGGGAAGCAATATCTGAAAAACGTGGGGTGCTGATTCTTGTAATGATAACTTCAATTATAACTTTTTTTCTTGGATTTATACAAACGCTCTCTGCGCCAATGATCCTTGCATTTTCAGACAGTGCTTTGCTGGGAACTACCGAAACGATCTGCGCCTCTGGTATGTTGGTGACAAGCGTCATCGTTGGAATTGTTCCCATTAAAAAGAGCTATGTGAAGCTGCTGTCAGGCTCGTTGTTCAGCGCCGGATTGTTTATGGTGGGATTCGGATTCCGTGAGAACCTTGTTCTCATTTGCATCATGGGATTTTTGTTTTTTGCAATGCTTCCGCTGGCAAACACGAGTCTGGATTATCTTATTCGTACGAATATCAAAAACGTCGTTCAAGGCAGAGCATGGGGGTTGATAGGGCTTATTTCACAGCTGGGATATGTTATAGCCTATGTTCTTTCAGGCATTCTTTCGGATTATGTGTTTACCCCTCTTTTAAGTAACGACGGAGCACTTGCGGGAACCATTGGAAAAGTGATTGGTACTGGAAATGGCAGAGGCGCCGGTTTTCAAATAATCATTGCAGGGATGCTTTTATGTGTTACTGCATTTGCGATTTACGTTATGAGGAGCATAAAAGAACTGGAGAAAAGAGGTTGCGTATGTACTTCAGAATAA
- a CDS encoding TetR/AcrR family transcriptional regulator, with product MARNKYPEETIRLILDVAQQLFLEKGYEHTSIQEIINGLGGLSKGAVYHHFKSKEEIFNAVGDRFNKQIIRELTAIRDDSRLTGYEKLKRIFYQSLSSADRDIVFTVAPNMLKHSKLLAMQMHEIFSDVVPHYVQPVIEQGVSDGSILTEYPKELAEVITMLTNLWLNPLVIETDVDSMEKRVRFFNSILKNMGIELLDEQMIESYRRYCALVNQKPK from the coding sequence ATGGCGCGGAACAAATACCCAGAGGAGACCATCCGATTGATATTGGACGTGGCACAGCAGCTGTTTCTCGAGAAGGGATATGAGCACACTTCCATACAGGAAATTATCAATGGTCTGGGCGGCCTTTCCAAAGGTGCCGTCTACCATCACTTCAAATCCAAGGAAGAGATTTTCAATGCAGTGGGTGACCGATTCAATAAGCAAATCATCAGAGAATTGACAGCCATTCGGGATGATTCCAGACTTACCGGTTACGAAAAACTGAAAAGGATATTTTATCAATCGCTTTCCAGCGCAGACCGTGACATTGTTTTTACAGTAGCACCAAATATGTTGAAACATTCAAAATTGTTGGCCATGCAGATGCATGAAATCTTTTCGGATGTTGTGCCGCACTATGTCCAGCCTGTCATTGAGCAAGGCGTATCAGATGGCTCTATTCTCACAGAGTATCCAAAGGAACTTGCGGAGGTCATCACTATGCTGACGAATCTTTGGCTTAATCCGTTAGTGATTGAAACGGATGTGGATAGTATGGAAAAGCGGGTTCGCTTTTTCAATTCGATCTTAAAGAATATGGGAATCGAGTTGCTAGATGAACAGATGATAGAATCTTACAGGAGATACTGCGCTCTCGTGAATCAGAAACCCAAATAA
- a CDS encoding ABC transporter permease: MYFRIIRNDIKKSKLINIIMMLFIASAAMLVSLAAVLTVNLFGSIDTLMTRAETPHFMQMHSGTIDRSRLELFAEQNGNVEKLQIAEFLNIDGAEITIGENSLAGSVQDNGLSTQSSDFDYLFDLDGQAINASDDEVYVPICYLKDGTAKVGDRIRICGKSFTVAGFVRDSLMMSTLSSSKRFLVSDNALTALKDSGSVEYLIAFRLKDQAGISDFETAYTSAGLERNGPAITYPLIRILNAISDGMMIGVILLVSLLIVAVAFLCIRFTLLAKMEEDFREIGVMKAIGLRVSDIKRIYLSKYAALAGLGCTLGCVLSFAFKGMLLENIRLYMGENEDAGIAILFGIFGIVFIFFAVLIFVSGVLRRLRKLSAAEAVRFGTTQEKASKNRRLSLSRNRLMSTNAFMGIIDVFSRKRLYTSILIVFSIAIFITVVPKNLYNTLSSKDFIEYMGVGNCDLRFDI, translated from the coding sequence ATGTACTTCAGAATAATTCGTAATGACATTAAGAAAAGTAAACTTATTAACATAATCATGATGTTGTTTATCGCTTCGGCAGCTATGCTTGTGTCACTTGCTGCAGTGCTTACGGTTAATCTCTTCGGATCAATTGATACACTTATGACAAGAGCTGAAACGCCGCATTTTATGCAGATGCATTCGGGAACAATAGATAGGAGTCGGCTTGAACTCTTTGCGGAGCAGAACGGAAATGTTGAAAAACTACAGATAGCTGAGTTTTTAAATATTGATGGGGCAGAGATTACCATCGGCGAAAATTCTCTTGCAGGATCGGTACAGGATAATGGTTTAAGTACGCAGAGCAGTGATTTTGACTATCTATTCGATCTGGACGGGCAAGCAATAAATGCTTCTGATGATGAAGTCTACGTTCCGATATGCTATTTGAAGGATGGAACCGCAAAAGTAGGAGATCGTATACGGATATGCGGAAAATCGTTTACTGTTGCGGGGTTTGTTCGGGATTCACTAATGATGTCGACCCTTTCTTCCTCAAAGCGTTTTCTCGTAAGCGATAACGCCCTCACGGCACTTAAAGACAGCGGAAGTGTTGAATATTTGATTGCGTTTCGGCTAAAAGATCAGGCGGGGATCTCCGACTTTGAAACAGCTTATACGTCAGCGGGACTCGAAAGGAACGGGCCAGCCATCACATATCCGCTTATCAGAATACTGAACGCAATCAGTGACGGAATGATGATCGGCGTGATACTGCTCGTGAGTCTGCTCATTGTTGCAGTCGCCTTCTTATGCATACGCTTTACGTTACTAGCTAAAATGGAAGAAGATTTCCGGGAAATTGGAGTTATGAAAGCGATCGGGTTGCGTGTAAGCGATATTAAACGGATCTACCTTTCAAAATATGCTGCTCTTGCGGGTTTGGGGTGCACTCTAGGCTGTGTGCTTTCTTTCGCATTTAAAGGCATGCTTCTTGAGAACATTCGGCTGTACATGGGCGAAAACGAAGATGCAGGCATCGCTATTCTTTTCGGAATTTTTGGGATTGTGTTTATCTTTTTTGCTGTCCTTATATTTGTTAGTGGCGTACTGAGACGTTTACGAAAGTTATCAGCAGCAGAAGCGGTTCGTTTCGGAACAACTCAGGAAAAAGCAAGCAAGAACAGGAGATTATCTTTGAGTCGGAATCGGCTTATGAGTACGAATGCTTTTATGGGTATCATTGATGTTTTCTCAAGAAAAAGACTGTACACATCTATTTTAATCGTCTTTTCCATTGCAATTTTTATCACGGTAGTTCCCAAGAATCTCTATAACACCCTTTCTTCCAAAGATTTCATCGAGTACATGGGAGTTGGAAACTGTGACCTCAGATTTGACATTTAG
- a CDS encoding TetR/AcrR family transcriptional regulator codes for MRIVKEAVERRNEILDAADELFGKKGFDGTSTNDILDIVGIARGTLYYHFKSKEEILDALIERYNEQLIKNAKKAASDKSLSVNERMVRAITSLNISGGSGSQIIEQMHKPQNALMHQKTQYAMLMGITPILAEIVREGNDQGIYDTPYPYECMEMIMAYGSTIFDDAMIVMSADEKELRIQAFIFNIERLLGVPAGSMVKYVMRMLVSSDEEDHE; via the coding sequence ATGAGGATTGTTAAAGAAGCTGTAGAACGCCGTAATGAGATTCTGGATGCGGCTGACGAACTCTTTGGTAAAAAAGGATTTGACGGTACCAGTACAAACGATATTTTAGATATAGTAGGAATTGCGAGGGGGACGCTTTATTATCATTTCAAGTCAAAAGAGGAGATTTTGGATGCATTGATTGAGCGCTATAACGAGCAACTGATTAAAAATGCAAAAAAGGCTGCCAGTGATAAGAGTTTATCAGTAAATGAACGCATGGTTCGAGCGATCACTTCGCTCAACATAAGCGGTGGGAGCGGCAGTCAGATTATCGAACAGATGCATAAACCGCAAAATGCACTGATGCATCAGAAGACACAGTATGCTATGCTCATGGGGATAACACCCATACTTGCTGAAATAGTTCGCGAGGGAAACGATCAGGGAATTTACGATACACCTTATCCATACGAATGCATGGAAATGATTATGGCCTATGGAAGCACCATTTTTGATGATGCGATGATTGTTATGAGTGCGGATGAAAAAGAGCTGAGGATTCAGGCTTTCATTTTCAATATAGAAAGATTACTTGGAGTTCCTGCCGGAAGTATGGTCAAGTATGTTATGCGGATGCTTGTTAGCAGTGATGAGGAGGATCATGAATAA
- a CDS encoding Na(+)/H(+) antiporter subunit C produces the protein MELLIALLIGILFSAGTYMILSRRLLRIVFGTSLLSNGTLLFLMTSGKLQRGESPILGRLSAIYTDPLPQAMILTAIVISFATTAFCLVLAYRTYQEMESDDVDDLLGKEHNDEH, from the coding sequence ATGGAATTACTGATTGCTTTATTGATTGGGATATTATTTTCTGCTGGTACTTATATGATACTTTCAAGGAGACTTCTTCGCATTGTCTTTGGTACCTCATTGCTCTCGAATGGAACTTTATTATTTTTGATGACCTCCGGAAAACTTCAGAGGGGAGAATCTCCTATTTTAGGAAGGCTTTCTGCCATATACACAGACCCATTGCCACAGGCAATGATTTTAACAGCCATTGTTATCAGCTTTGCAACCACTGCATTTTGTTTGGTTCTTGCTTACCGCACATATCAGGAAATGGAAAGTGATGATGTAGATGATCTTTTAGGAAAGGAGCATAACGATGAGCACTAA
- the mbhE gene encoding hydrogen gas-evolving membrane-bound hydrogenase subunit E, translated as MLFSLILIPFVVSFFIMISHRFIKTKLGWTALPVPIVLFLFYLAMLPRTLSGETISTSLSWIPMLKITLSFEINGLSLFFALLISFVGILVILYSIYYLSERERLVHFYAFLLLFMGAMLGVVTSNNLILLYFFWELTSISSFLLIGFWFEKERSCYGAQKALLITVSGGFCMLISFILIGNIAGTFEINELMNSYDLIRQSSLYPAASILLLIGAFTKSAQVPFHIWLPSAMEAPTPISCYLHSATMVKAGIFLVARFTPLLGDTVLWNTTITFVGLISLLFGSFTALSQKDLKALLAYSTISQLGLILCLFGIGTKAAIFAGLFHLLNHSAFKGSLFLMTGMVDHETGTRDLSLLHGLGKAMPYTGMIAFIASFSMAGLPPFSGFLSKELFFEAAAEAPSHAFSFLGSFAYIIPLIAVLASLFTFVYSLHLFSAVFLGKEVSCVTPKKPHEAPIGMLFPTILLVLLNLLVAFFPNIAAHALIAPAALVVSGSLPEIHVMFWHGFTVPLMMTLVVVIGGAILYSRLTLRKPELGQDSFPLSANRIYDTCLYGLPKVTGRFTNFYMTGSLTNYLSYIILACLLLVGYPILYYGFISAVSTNDLAQIELIEVVMIFVTATAAILATRMKKRVAAILSMGIVGYMVAMFFVMFGAPDLALTQLLVETVTLILYVLVLKQFPLGMEPHAQSNPKKRVSNILLSLLVGFSVAFLSFFSHSNRFYESISWFYTAFSKSKGGGSNIVNVTLVDFRGLDTLGEITVLCLASLSIYVVLHLFTDDNGKVQSISDDAYIDEDITYLKDYTETNALASTTLQKTHQKDNDLVILTFSKPVAFIILFVSVYLLLAGHNAPGGGFIAGLMTSCALLLMYITIGKDFMSHLPFKVGLFLPLGLSIVGGCGILSIYFHKPFLTQTFGHIILPWFGKIELASALIFDIGVYFVVLGTVMSILFNIGKTKS; from the coding sequence TTGCTTTTTTCATTAATACTTATTCCATTTGTTGTTTCATTTTTTATTATGATATCCCATCGATTTATTAAAACAAAACTGGGCTGGACAGCACTTCCGGTTCCAATTGTGCTGTTTTTATTTTATCTTGCAATGCTGCCACGAACCCTTTCAGGTGAGACCATATCAACAAGTTTATCTTGGATTCCTATGTTAAAAATTACACTTTCTTTTGAAATCAACGGTCTTTCACTATTTTTTGCACTTCTCATCAGCTTCGTTGGAATTTTAGTAATCCTGTACTCTATATACTATTTATCCGAGCGAGAACGCTTGGTTCACTTTTATGCTTTCCTGCTCCTATTTATGGGGGCGATGTTGGGCGTTGTTACTTCAAACAATTTAATACTGCTATACTTTTTCTGGGAGTTGACAAGTATATCCAGCTTCCTTTTAATTGGCTTTTGGTTTGAGAAGGAGCGTTCCTGCTATGGCGCTCAAAAAGCGCTGCTTATCACTGTTTCCGGTGGATTTTGTATGTTAATTTCGTTTATTCTTATTGGAAATATAGCCGGTACCTTTGAAATCAATGAACTAATGAATTCCTATGATTTGATCCGTCAAAGCAGCCTCTATCCGGCCGCTTCTATTTTACTGCTAATCGGTGCTTTTACTAAATCTGCGCAAGTACCCTTTCACATTTGGCTTCCGTCCGCAATGGAGGCTCCAACACCGATCAGCTGCTACCTGCACTCTGCTACTATGGTAAAGGCCGGGATCTTTCTCGTTGCCCGTTTCACACCACTTCTTGGAGATACCGTATTGTGGAATACAACAATTACCTTTGTCGGCCTTATTTCTCTTCTTTTTGGCTCTTTTACTGCTCTCAGTCAAAAAGATTTAAAGGCTTTGCTTGCTTATTCCACCATAAGCCAATTGGGTCTTATCTTATGTTTATTCGGTATCGGTACTAAAGCCGCAATCTTTGCTGGCTTATTTCACCTTTTGAATCATTCTGCTTTTAAAGGCAGCTTGTTTCTTATGACCGGAATGGTAGATCACGAGACAGGAACAAGAGATTTGTCACTGCTTCACGGACTGGGAAAAGCCATGCCTTATACGGGTATGATTGCTTTTATTGCATCATTTTCTATGGCAGGTCTTCCTCCATTCTCAGGTTTTTTAAGTAAAGAACTTTTCTTTGAGGCTGCTGCGGAGGCTCCGTCTCATGCCTTTTCCTTCTTAGGAAGCTTTGCCTACATCATTCCTCTGATTGCAGTCTTAGCGAGCCTTTTTACATTTGTATATTCACTGCATCTTTTCAGTGCTGTTTTTCTTGGTAAGGAAGTCTCTTGCGTCACTCCAAAAAAACCACATGAAGCACCGATTGGTATGCTTTTTCCTACAATACTTTTGGTTCTTTTGAACCTGCTTGTTGCTTTTTTCCCAAACATCGCAGCCCATGCTTTGATTGCGCCGGCTGCTCTTGTTGTAAGTGGTTCTCTTCCTGAAATACACGTTATGTTCTGGCATGGATTTACCGTACCGCTTATGATGACCCTTGTCGTTGTTATTGGAGGTGCGATTTTATACAGTCGTCTAACTTTACGTAAACCAGAACTTGGACAAGACTCCTTCCCGCTTAGTGCAAATCGTATTTACGACACCTGTTTATATGGTCTGCCAAAAGTAACGGGGCGTTTTACGAATTTTTACATGACAGGTTCTCTCACCAATTACTTGTCCTATATCATTCTCGCATGCTTACTTCTTGTTGGATATCCAATTTTGTACTATGGCTTTATCTCTGCAGTGTCTACTAACGATCTTGCTCAAATTGAATTAATTGAAGTTGTTATGATATTTGTCACAGCGACAGCAGCCATTCTTGCCACACGAATGAAAAAACGTGTTGCCGCTATTCTTTCAATGGGAATTGTCGGTTATATGGTCGCCATGTTCTTTGTTATGTTTGGTGCCCCTGATTTAGCCTTGACTCAGCTTTTAGTAGAAACGGTCACTCTGATTCTGTATGTATTGGTCTTAAAACAGTTTCCGCTTGGCATGGAACCACATGCACAAAGTAATCCAAAAAAGAGAGTCTCAAACATTCTCCTATCATTACTTGTGGGATTCAGCGTTGCTTTCCTTAGCTTTTTCTCCCATTCAAACCGATTCTACGAATCCATTTCCTGGTTTTACACCGCATTCAGCAAGTCAAAGGGTGGCGGCAGCAACATTGTGAATGTAACTTTAGTAGATTTCCGTGGTCTGGATACACTGGGAGAGATCACCGTTCTTTGTCTCGCATCCTTAAGCATTTATGTCGTTCTTCACCTTTTTACCGACGACAATGGAAAGGTACAATCCATTTCTGATGATGCTTATATAGATGAAGATATTACTTATTTAAAAGATTACACCGAGACAAATGCGCTTGCTTCTACCACACTGCAAAAAACTCATCAAAAGGACAATGACCTAGTTATCTTAACCTTTTCAAAGCCGGTTGCCTTCATTATTTTGTTTGTATCGGTCTATCTTCTGCTCGCTGGTCATAACGCCCCGGGCGGTGGATTTATTGCAGGACTAATGACATCATGCGCTCTACTTCTGATGTACATTACAATTGGGAAAGACTTTATGTCTCATCTGCCATTTAAAGTAGGTTTGTTCCTGCCTTTGGGGCTTTCTATCGTTGGGGGCTGCGGTATTTTATCCATTTATTTTCATAAGCCGTTTTTAACACAGACCTTCGGACATATCATCCTTCCTTGGTTTGGAAAAATAGAGCTTGCCAGTGCATTGATTTTTGACATTGGTGTTTATTTCGTAGTACTTGGAACCGTTATGTCGATTCTATTTAATATCGGCAAAACAAAATCATAG